One stretch of Nitrospirota bacterium DNA includes these proteins:
- a CDS encoding 1-deoxy-D-xylulose-5-phosphate reductoisomerase: protein MKRITILGSTGSIGQSTLDVISRNSSDYRAVALVAGRNIDLLEDQISAFKPEVVAVEDEKMAEKLSARVNNTKILFGPDGINQAAAYESADIVISAIVGAAGLLPTLTAIRAGKDVGLANKEALVMAGSIVMAEAKKNGVRIIPVDSEHSAVYQCLEGRRKEDVRRIVLTASGGPFVNKAKDELDDITAEDALKHPNWSMGRKISIDSATLMNKGLEVIEACWLFDLSPDHVDVLIHPQSIVHSMVEFRDRTFLAQLSMPDMRAPIAYALSWPDRLDLPLQGLELDRLGSLTFKKPDHDSFPCLTYAYEAIRQGGTMPAVLNAANEVAVHAFLDRNIGFNDIPAIIRKTVKEHAVILHPSLDGVIAADRWARLTAGSSIKEIQK, encoded by the coding sequence ATGAAACGCATCACCATTCTCGGTTCAACCGGCTCGATCGGCCAGAGCACTCTCGATGTCATCTCCCGGAACAGCTCAGACTACAGGGCAGTTGCGCTTGTAGCAGGCAGGAACATTGACCTTCTTGAAGATCAGATCAGCGCATTCAAACCCGAGGTGGTCGCTGTTGAGGACGAGAAGATGGCGGAAAAGCTTTCTGCGCGGGTGAACAATACAAAGATCCTTTTCGGGCCTGACGGCATCAACCAGGCTGCTGCTTACGAAAGCGCAGACATCGTGATCTCGGCCATTGTCGGCGCTGCCGGACTGCTGCCGACCCTTACTGCCATACGTGCAGGCAAGGATGTCGGCCTTGCCAACAAGGAGGCCCTTGTTATGGCAGGCAGCATTGTCATGGCTGAGGCAAAGAAGAACGGTGTCAGGATCATCCCTGTTGACAGTGAACATTCAGCGGTTTATCAGTGCCTGGAAGGACGCAGGAAAGAGGATGTCAGGAGGATCGTGCTGACCGCTTCGGGCGGCCCTTTTGTGAACAAGGCAAAGGATGAGCTTGACGACATAACTGCAGAGGATGCGCTTAAACATCCGAACTGGTCCATGGGCAGGAAGATATCGATAGATTCTGCAACGCTGATGAACAAGGGGCTTGAAGTTATCGAGGCCTGCTGGCTCTTTGATCTTTCCCCTGACCATGTTGACGTGCTGATCCATCCCCAGAGCATTGTGCATTCGATGGTAGAGTTCAGGGACAGGACCTTTCTTGCCCAGCTGTCCATGCCTGACATGCGCGCACCGATCGCTTACGCGCTCTCCTGGCCTGACCGGCTCGATCTCCCGCTGCAGGGGCTTGAGCTTGACCGGCTCGGATCGCTTACGTTCAAAAAACCTGATCACGACAGCTTCCCCTGCCTTACATATGCGTACGAAGCAATACGGCAGGGAGGGACCATGCCTGCCGTGCTCAATGCCGCCAACGAGGTGGCTGTGCATGCGTTTCTCGACAGGAACATAGGATTTAACGATATTCCCGCGATCATCAGAAAGACCGTCAAGGAGCATGCAGTAATTCTGCATCCCTCGCTTGATGGGGTGATAGCGGCAGACCGATGGGCCCGGCTTACCGCCGGGTCTTCTATTAAGGAGATACAAAAATGA
- a CDS encoding AbrB/MazE/SpoVT family DNA-binding domain-containing protein: MQTTRLSSKGQIIIPKALRMRHHWEPGQELVAIDSGDGILLRPTSPFPETSLKAVAACLPYTGKAKTLEEMDEAIRKGARDDRR, encoded by the coding sequence GTGCAGACAACAAGACTGTCAAGTAAAGGCCAAATCATAATCCCCAAGGCATTGCGGATGCGGCATCACTGGGAACCGGGGCAGGAGCTTGTGGCTATCGATAGCGGAGACGGTATTCTTCTCAGGCCCACATCACCCTTCCCCGAAACTTCCCTGAAAGCCGTGGCCGCGTGCCTTCCCTACACAGGCAAGGCCAAGACCCTGGAAGAAATGGATGAGGCAATCAGGAAAGGCGCCAGAGATGACCGGCGTTGA
- a CDS encoding type II toxin-antitoxin system VapC family toxin — protein sequence MTGVDTNIIVRLLTADDPSQSAKARALFKNHDIFISDTVMLETEWVLRYAYGFEPAAIQKAFFDLCGLPNVVLPQPHRMLNALRWFSEGMDFADALHLAASQDCRTFVTFDQKMAKRAKGLGDCSVREA from the coding sequence ATGACCGGCGTTGACACCAATATCATTGTCCGCCTGCTGACCGCTGACGATCCTTCCCAGTCCGCAAAAGCACGCGCCCTGTTCAAGAACCACGATATATTCATATCAGACACGGTCATGCTCGAAACCGAATGGGTTCTGCGGTATGCATATGGTTTTGAGCCGGCTGCCATACAGAAAGCGTTCTTCGACCTCTGCGGCCTGCCCAATGTGGTGCTGCCCCAGCCTCACCGCATGCTGAACGCTCTTCGATGGTTCTCAGAAGGTATGGACTTTGCCGATGCCCTGCATCTTGCTGCAAGTCAGGACTGCCGCACATTCGTCACCTTCGACCAAAAGATGGCCAAGAGAGCGAAAGGCCTCGGTGACTGCAGTGTAAGAGAAGCATAA
- a CDS encoding tetratricopeptide repeat protein — MNACNDANELLEKGLTCLRTGNFLTALACFEKAYNIEKTPVIKSCLGLCIATERGRISEAVTLCREAIEQDPGNPLHYRNLGKVFLKAERKTDCLEVLRRGLSFGDDPEISELLERIGMRKPPVLSFLPRRHFLNRYAGLIMRRHKHPH; from the coding sequence ATGAACGCCTGTAATGATGCGAATGAACTGCTTGAAAAGGGATTGACCTGTCTGCGGACCGGCAATTTCCTGACTGCTCTTGCCTGTTTTGAAAAAGCATACAACATCGAAAAGACGCCGGTCATTAAATCATGTCTTGGCCTCTGCATTGCGACCGAGAGAGGAAGAATATCAGAGGCTGTAACGCTTTGCCGTGAGGCCATAGAGCAGGACCCAGGCAATCCTCTTCACTATCGCAATCTGGGGAAGGTCTTCCTGAAGGCTGAACGCAAGACCGACTGTCTTGAAGTTCTCCGGAGGGGGCTTTCTTTTGGAGACGACCCGGAGATCTCCGAACTCCTGGAGCGGATCGGCATGCGAAAACCGCCTGTCCTCTCTTTTCTTCCCCGCAGACATTTCCTGAATAGATATGCAGGTCTGATCATGCGCAGGCATAAGCATCCCCATTAG
- the cas2 gene encoding CRISPR-associated endonuclease Cas2 translates to MFVIVSYDVATSDDGGQRRLRRVARACEDFGQRVQKSVFECIVDPAQWTVLKERLESEISKEKDSLRFYYLGSNWKHKVEHVGANKPFDQEGPLFI, encoded by the coding sequence ATGTTTGTGATAGTCAGTTATGATGTGGCTACGTCTGATGATGGAGGTCAGCGCCGTCTCCGAAGAGTTGCGCGGGCGTGTGAGGACTTCGGGCAGAGGGTGCAAAAGTCGGTGTTTGAATGTATTGTTGATCCTGCGCAATGGACTGTGCTGAAGGAGCGACTGGAATCTGAGATAAGCAAGGAGAAGGACAGCCTGAGATTTTATTATCTTGGATCGAACTGGAAGCACAAAGTTGAGCATGTTGGTGCAAATAAGCCGTTCGATCAGGAAGGCCCTTTATTCATTTGA
- the cas1c gene encoding type I-C CRISPR-associated endonuclease Cas1 has protein sequence MKKLLNTLFVTTQGAYLQKDGETVAVKVDGEVALRLPVHTLGGIVCFGQVSCSPYLMGFCAEKGVAISFHTENGGFLAKVQGPVSGNVLLRREQYRQADDLKTSASIARAVVTGKVANCRTVLQRSLRDHADKVDSDAISRASQVLSNSLRRLQGDHDLDTVRGIEGESAHSYFGAFDHLITCQKDDFTFNERNRRPPLDYVNCLLSFLYTILMHDVRSALESVGLDPAVGFLHRDRPGRYGLALDIMEEFRPFLVDRLTLSLINLCQVQAKGFTKKESGAVLMDDETRKTVLVAYQKRKQEEIEHPFLKEKIAIGLFPYAQALLMARYLRGDIDGYPSFIWK, from the coding sequence ATGAAGAAGCTGCTTAATACTCTGTTCGTCACGACGCAGGGGGCCTATCTTCAGAAGGACGGTGAGACCGTTGCCGTGAAGGTTGACGGAGAAGTCGCTCTGCGTCTGCCTGTGCATACATTGGGCGGGATTGTCTGCTTCGGACAGGTCTCATGCAGCCCCTACTTGATGGGCTTTTGCGCAGAGAAGGGTGTTGCAATCAGCTTTCATACAGAAAACGGCGGGTTCCTTGCAAAAGTTCAGGGGCCTGTATCCGGCAATGTCCTGCTCAGGCGTGAACAGTACCGGCAGGCGGACGATCTGAAGACTTCTGCCTCGATAGCTCGTGCTGTTGTGACCGGCAAAGTCGCAAACTGCCGCACTGTTCTTCAGAGATCGTTGAGGGACCACGCCGACAAGGTGGATTCTGATGCAATATCGCGGGCATCACAGGTCCTTTCCAATTCGTTGCGAAGATTACAGGGTGATCATGACCTCGATACTGTGCGAGGGATTGAGGGAGAGTCGGCACATTCCTATTTTGGAGCATTCGACCATCTGATAACATGCCAGAAGGATGATTTTACTTTTAATGAGCGAAACCGGCGGCCACCGCTGGATTATGTGAACTGTCTCCTCTCTTTTCTCTATACGATTCTTATGCATGATGTTCGCTCGGCACTCGAATCTGTCGGTCTTGACCCGGCAGTCGGCTTTCTGCACAGGGACCGTCCGGGACGTTATGGGTTGGCGCTCGACATCATGGAGGAGTTTCGGCCTTTTTTGGTGGATCGGCTTACGCTTTCGTTGATTAACCTTTGCCAGGTGCAGGCCAAGGGATTTACAAAAAAAGAATCAGGGGCAGTGCTGATGGATGATGAGACGAGAAAAACGGTTCTTGTTGCCTATCAGAAGCGTAAGCAGGAGGAGATTGAGCACCCATTTCTTAAGGAGAAGATTGCAATTGGACTTTTCCCCTATGCTCAGGCGCTGTTAATGGCGCGTTATCTGAGGGGAGATATAGATGGTTATCCGTCTTTTATATGGAAGTGA
- the cas4 gene encoding CRISPR-associated protein Cas4 — translation MTSKSYSEDNLIMLSALQHFVFCERQCALIHIEQLWTENLFTAEGRIMHDKADSNKFESRGNVRIDYSVPMRSLRLGLIGKADVVEFHKRDDGTWLPFPVEYKRGKPKMDDCDRVQLCAQAICLEEMLNVDIPAGALFYGQTRRRENVVFDDRLRAETAEISQRVHELIEAGVTPKAEYAKKCDKCSLIELCMPKTCAKAKSASKYLLSAMEAE, via the coding sequence ATGACCAGTAAGTCCTATAGTGAGGACAACCTCATCATGCTTTCTGCCTTGCAGCATTTTGTTTTTTGCGAGCGGCAGTGTGCTTTGATCCATATCGAACAGCTATGGACAGAGAACCTTTTCACAGCAGAGGGTAGGATTATGCACGACAAGGCTGACAGCAACAAGTTCGAATCGCGAGGGAATGTCCGCATCGATTATAGCGTGCCGATGCGGTCGCTCAGACTGGGGCTTATAGGCAAGGCTGATGTGGTCGAGTTCCACAAGAGAGATGACGGAACCTGGCTGCCGTTTCCTGTGGAATACAAGCGCGGGAAGCCAAAGATGGACGACTGCGACAGGGTGCAGCTTTGTGCTCAGGCAATCTGCCTTGAAGAAATGCTGAACGTGGATATACCGGCAGGTGCGCTCTTCTATGGACAGACACGTCGCCGGGAGAATGTTGTCTTTGACGATAGGCTTCGCGCGGAAACGGCTGAAATCAGCCAAAGGGTGCATGAGCTTATTGAAGCCGGAGTAACACCGAAAGCTGAATATGCGAAGAAATGCGATAAATGCTCATTGATTGAACTCTGCATGCCCAAGACCTGTGCAAAAGCAAAGTCAGCGAGTAAATATCTGCTGTCTGCGATGGAGGCGGAATGA
- a CDS encoding four helix bundle protein, translating to MDSEKKEINVVPSINKDECLIPPHGGYRELQSYKMAEIVYDATVVFCNRFINIRSRTHDQMVQAARSGKQNIAEGSMASGTSKKTELKLVGIARASLEELLLDFKDYLRQKGLPLWGKDHADAQAVRKLAYAKNRSYLTYKTYLEASPSETAANTMVCLIHQTNYLLDQQLKALEKAFLEEGGFTERLYRVRSERRKK from the coding sequence ATGGATTCTGAGAAAAAGGAGATAAACGTCGTGCCCTCAATAAATAAGGATGAATGTCTCATCCCGCCGCACGGCGGCTATCGGGAGCTGCAATCTTACAAGATGGCGGAGATTGTTTATGACGCGACGGTGGTGTTCTGCAACAGGTTTATCAATATCCGCTCTCGCACGCATGATCAGATGGTGCAGGCTGCGAGGAGCGGCAAACAGAATATCGCCGAAGGGAGCATGGCCTCAGGCACTTCCAAGAAGACTGAACTGAAGCTGGTAGGAATTGCTCGGGCAAGTCTTGAGGAACTTCTTCTGGACTTTAAGGATTATCTTAGGCAGAAAGGACTTCCTCTTTGGGGAAAAGATCACGCAGATGCCCAGGCTGTCAGAAAGCTGGCCTATGCTAAGAATAGGTCCTATTTGACTTATAAGACCTATCTGGAGGCTTCGCCCTCTGAAACCGCTGCAAATACCATGGTCTGCCTGATCCATCAGACAAACTACCTGCTTGACCAACAACTGAAGGCCTTAGAGAAGGCGTTTTTGGAAGAGGGTGGCTTCACGGAAAGGCTCTATCGGGTGCGGTCAGAGAGAAGGAAGAAATAG
- the cas7c gene encoding type I-C CRISPR-associated protein Cas7/Csd2, translating to MSLDRKIDFAVIFSVKNANPNGDPLNGNRPRTDYDGYGEVSDVCLKRKIRDRMQEAKHEIFVQSDEKKTDGMPSLKARAEDDNYGLGKDAFNIRRTTPETTAKKACEKWLDVRSFGQLFAFKSEEKDGVSIPIRGPVTIQSAFSVEPVSVTSTQITKSVSGEGDGTKKSSDTMGMKHRVDRAFYVTFGSMNPQLAERTGFSNDDAEIIKGILPKLFEGDASSARPEGSMAIEKVFWWQHNSRPGQYSSAKVHKTLSVNPDGTYRLDNLEGLKPEEIDGF from the coding sequence ATGAGCTTGGACAGAAAAATTGACTTTGCGGTTATCTTCAGTGTGAAAAACGCCAATCCTAACGGTGACCCTTTGAACGGCAATCGGCCCCGGACAGACTATGACGGATATGGCGAAGTCAGTGATGTCTGTTTGAAACGGAAGATTCGGGATCGTATGCAGGAGGCCAAACATGAGATATTCGTTCAGTCGGATGAAAAGAAGACCGATGGCATGCCCAGCCTAAAAGCCCGCGCAGAGGACGATAATTATGGTCTTGGAAAGGATGCATTCAACATCAGGAGAACAACACCTGAAACCACCGCTAAGAAGGCCTGCGAAAAATGGTTGGACGTAAGGTCATTTGGTCAGTTATTTGCCTTCAAAAGCGAGGAAAAAGACGGGGTTTCCATTCCGATTCGCGGGCCAGTCACTATTCAGTCAGCTTTCAGCGTTGAACCGGTTAGCGTCACCAGCACCCAGATTACAAAAAGTGTGAGTGGCGAGGGCGATGGCACCAAAAAGAGTTCCGATACTATGGGAATGAAGCACCGAGTGGATCGGGCCTTCTATGTCACTTTCGGAAGCATGAATCCGCAACTGGCCGAGAGAACGGGGTTTAGCAACGATGATGCCGAAATCATCAAGGGCATCTTGCCAAAACTGTTCGAAGGTGATGCCTCATCGGCCCGGCCTGAAGGGAGCATGGCTATTGAGAAGGTGTTCTGGTGGCAGCATAACAGCAGACCAGGTCAATATTCATCGGCAAAGGTTCACAAAACATTGTCAGTAAACCCGGATGGGACTTATAGATTGGATAATCTCGAAGGGTTGAAACCGGAAGAAATTGATGGATTCTGA
- the cas8c gene encoding type I-C CRISPR-associated protein Cas8c/Csd1 gives MSWLAKLYETYEAVSTNDEVNDSLEPFYHKNEQCHIEIILDGEGNFVRAESLVHEVTYGKQAYWKGKETLIPITPKSLTGRTNGPAPYPLAEQIQYVAKDYPDFGGTKASYFEKYYEILDSWASSQFTHPKIEAVKKYVAKGTVVRDLLYAGILFSYEDDGSKILINNWAKQGPFGKDSKKKQAKPPLLNAISGGEQGNAKIRWRVQRLGEPADQTWGDSALIEKWQAFSADRNQENGICQLLGKASFIVDSHPKGIIKKINDAKLISVPTDSTYLTFSGRFTEADQACALSFEVSQKAHNVLRWLIARQGYQNREQAIVAWAVSGKPIPELMEDIWVALHQEVGLSTEVRIDEPVIDHSIDAGQSFALQLNNYIRGYSANLKPSESIIVLALDAATKGRLSVTYYRELMASEFFERLEEWHTQFAWPQRHTIEVPSSREGKKPVSKIIWPVSSPAPRTITEAAYGDILKSNDVLRKNLHERILPCIIDGRPFPRDILNAAVRRASNRNSCEHWEWERNLGVACALYRGFYGRHPNNNQRRTYAMTLEQDRTTRDYLYGRLLAIAERTEEMAMIIADEKPRSTVASRLMQRFADRPFSTWLNIEKGIVPYQERLKNNIAPLADAYKRLLDDVCDAFDVNEFKSKESLSGEFLLGFHSQRKWFREFKLEKGKWVRKGQDEAIELDNK, from the coding sequence ATGAGCTGGCTCGCAAAGTTGTATGAAACCTATGAGGCTGTCTCCACGAACGACGAAGTAAATGACTCGTTAGAACCGTTTTACCACAAGAACGAACAATGCCATATAGAAATCATTCTTGATGGAGAAGGGAATTTTGTAAGGGCAGAGTCTCTTGTCCATGAGGTCACTTACGGCAAGCAGGCTTATTGGAAGGGGAAAGAAACACTTATCCCAATAACCCCAAAGAGTTTAACAGGGCGTACGAATGGGCCTGCCCCCTATCCCTTAGCGGAGCAAATCCAATATGTCGCAAAGGATTACCCTGATTTCGGAGGAACTAAGGCATCATATTTTGAGAAGTATTACGAGATTCTTGATTCATGGGCGTCCTCTCAATTCACTCATCCCAAAATTGAAGCGGTAAAAAAATATGTTGCAAAAGGTACTGTAGTTCGGGATTTGCTTTATGCAGGAATTTTGTTCTCATATGAAGATGACGGAAGCAAAATACTGATTAACAACTGGGCAAAACAAGGGCCTTTCGGAAAAGACTCGAAGAAAAAACAAGCAAAACCACCACTACTCAACGCAATTAGTGGCGGTGAGCAGGGAAATGCAAAGATTCGCTGGCGAGTGCAACGTCTTGGAGAACCGGCCGACCAAACCTGGGGCGATTCTGCCTTGATAGAGAAGTGGCAAGCTTTTTCAGCGGATAGGAATCAAGAAAATGGCATATGTCAGCTCCTGGGGAAGGCAAGCTTCATTGTGGATAGTCACCCAAAAGGAATCATCAAAAAAATCAATGACGCAAAATTGATTTCCGTGCCAACCGATTCCACCTATTTAACCTTTAGCGGGCGGTTTACTGAAGCGGATCAAGCATGTGCACTTTCATTCGAAGTGAGCCAAAAAGCTCACAATGTATTGCGATGGTTGATTGCCAGACAAGGATATCAAAACAGAGAACAGGCAATTGTCGCATGGGCTGTCTCGGGGAAGCCGATTCCTGAACTTATGGAAGATATTTGGGTTGCATTGCATCAGGAAGTCGGACTGTCTACTGAAGTCAGGATAGACGAGCCCGTAATAGATCATTCAATTGATGCCGGACAATCTTTCGCTCTACAACTCAACAATTACATAAGAGGTTATTCAGCAAACTTAAAGCCCTCGGAATCTATTATCGTCTTAGCACTTGATGCTGCGACTAAGGGAAGGTTATCAGTTACGTACTATCGAGAGCTGATGGCAAGTGAGTTTTTCGAGAGACTTGAAGAGTGGCATACCCAGTTTGCCTGGCCTCAGCGGCATACAATCGAAGTCCCAAGTTCAAGAGAGGGCAAGAAACCGGTCAGCAAAATAATTTGGCCAGTAAGTTCACCCGCCCCGAGGACCATCACCGAGGCTGCCTATGGCGACATCCTGAAAAGCAATGACGTCCTGAGGAAGAATCTTCATGAACGTATTTTGCCGTGCATTATTGATGGCAGGCCTTTTCCTCGCGATATTTTGAATGCGGCTGTCAGGCGCGCCAGTAATCGTAATAGTTGTGAACATTGGGAATGGGAGAGAAATTTAGGCGTTGCCTGTGCCCTGTATCGCGGGTTCTACGGGAGACATCCGAATAATAATCAAAGGAGGACATATGCAATGACACTGGAACAAGACAGAACCACACGGGATTACCTTTATGGTCGTCTTTTGGCCATAGCGGAGCGAACTGAAGAGATGGCCATGATTATTGCTGATGAAAAGCCACGGTCAACAGTAGCCAGCAGGCTTATGCAACGATTTGCCGATAGGCCATTTTCAACATGGCTCAATATTGAAAAGGGAATTGTCCCATATCAGGAACGACTAAAGAACAATATAGCGCCACTGGCCGATGCGTATAAGAGATTGCTTGATGATGTGTGTGACGCATTTGATGTCAATGAATTCAAATCAAAAGAATCCTTGTCCGGTGAATTTTTGTTAGGTTTTCATTCCCAGCGAAAGTGGTTCAGGGAATTCAAATTAGAAAAAGGGAAGTGGGTGCGAAAAGGGCAAGATGAAGCTATTGAGCTTGATAATAAATAA
- the cas5c gene encoding type I-C CRISPR-associated protein Cas5, with protein sequence MKNDISFRLWGRYALFTDPVTKIGGEKCSYHVPTYEAIKGVLKSIYWKPTIIWHVDKIRVMKPLRTQTKGTKPLVWGGGNSLAIYTFLHDVEYQVKAHFEWNEQQPALKKDRIDGKHFSIVTRMLEKGGRQDIFLGTRDCQGYVEPCVFGEGESPYDGIDELSFGLIFHGFDYPDETGTNELHSRFWHAVMRKGIIEFPRPEECEVQRFVREMIPKEFGLEKNVLPVDQEEARL encoded by the coding sequence ATGAAGAACGACATCAGTTTCCGGCTATGGGGGCGGTATGCGCTGTTTACCGACCCTGTTACCAAAATCGGCGGGGAGAAATGCTCCTATCATGTCCCTACCTATGAGGCCATTAAAGGGGTGCTGAAATCCATTTACTGGAAACCAACGATCATCTGGCACGTTGACAAGATTCGGGTCATGAAGCCCCTGCGCACACAGACCAAGGGCACGAAACCACTGGTCTGGGGCGGTGGCAATAGCCTTGCCATCTATACCTTCCTTCATGATGTGGAATACCAGGTCAAAGCCCATTTCGAATGGAATGAACAGCAACCCGCCCTAAAGAAAGATCGGATCGACGGCAAGCATTTCAGTATCGTCACAAGGATGCTTGAGAAAGGTGGGCGGCAGGACATCTTTCTCGGTACCCGTGACTGCCAAGGATATGTCGAACCCTGTGTCTTCGGTGAGGGTGAAAGCCCATATGATGGCATTGACGAGCTCAGCTTCGGCCTGATTTTCCACGGTTTCGACTACCCGGATGAAACCGGTACGAATGAGCTACACAGCCGGTTCTGGCATGCCGTTATGAGGAAAGGCATTATCGAGTTTCCGAGGCCGGAAGAGTGTGAGGTCCAGCGGTTCGTTCGCGAGATGATTCCCAAGGAATTCGGTCTGGAGAAGAACGTTCTCCCCGTAGATCAGGAAGAGGCCCGGTTATGA